DNA sequence from the Acidobacteriota bacterium genome:
GCTTCGCCGCCGCCATCACGCCGCGCACGCGGGCCGCTGAAGCGTGAACTCTGAACGACGGAATCTTGACTGAACCAACTCACCATCAAGGAGCAATTTCGATGCGACGATCTATCTTCCTGCGCGGCTTGCTGGCGACCGTGCCTGCTGCCTACGTGACGCGCGCCCAAGCGGCGGCCAGGCCCGCGCAAACACTCACCGAAAAGTTTGAAGCGACACGGCAAAGCTTCAACCTGCCTGCGCTGGCCGGGGTGACGGTCACGACCAAAGCGGTGGGCGAGGTCGTTTACACAGGCTTCCGCCGCGCGGGATCAACCGTGCAGATCACCGGCAATGACAAGTGGCATCTGGGTTCGGATACGAAGGCGCTGACGGCGACACTGATGGCGATGCTGGTCGAGGCGCGCAAGTTGAAATGGGAAACAACACTGGGTGAGGTCTTCCCCGAACTGGCGAAGACGATGACACCGGATTTGGCGCGCGTGAATCTGTTGCATCTGCTTTCGCATCGCGCGGGGCTGCCACCCAATGTCGCGTGGTTCACTTACGGCAAACGCGGGGTGACATATCCCGAACAGCGGCTGGCAGTTTTGAATGACCTGCTGGACAAACCGCTGAAGGCCAAGCCGGGCAGCCAGTATGAATACTCGAATCTGGGCTACACGATTGCGGGCGCGGTGGCCGAAAAGGTCACGGGGCAGGCCTGGGAAACGCTGATGCAAGAGCGCATCTTCCGCCCGTTGGGGATGAAAAGCGCGGGCTTTGGCGGTCTGGGCAAAGAGGGCGAATTGGATCAGCCTTGGCCGCACGGGCAAAACGGCAAGCCAATGCCCAAGAATGGCCCTGCCGTAGACAATCCTGAAGTGATGGGGCCAGCCGGAACCGTGCATTGCTCGCTCAGCGATTGGGCGTTATTCATCGCCGACCAACTGCGCGGCGCGCGCGGACAGGGTCAGTTGCTCAGGCCGGAAAGTTATCAACGCCTCCAAACGCCGCCGTTCGAGGGCGAATACGCGCTAGGCTGGCTGGTGGTTGAACGCGCGTGGGCCAAAGGTAAGGCGCTGACGCACGCGGGCAGCAATACGATGAATTTTGCCGTCGCCTGGCTCGCGCCCGCGCGTGAGACGGCCTTTCTGGTTTGCACCAATATGGGCGGTGAGAATGCTACGAAAGGCGCGGATGAAGCCGTCGGGCATTTGCTGAAAGCGCAGTTTCCGTCCAGTTGAACCGCCGAACTTGCGCTTTTGGCGCGTTCCGTTTATTTCCTCCAGGACTTACGCAAAACGCGCGCGCGATAGCCACAGAGGCACAGAGACACAGAGCTTTGTTACAGTTCTGCCGGAAATTGCGGTCTTCCTCTGTGTCTCCGTGCCTCTGTGGCAAATCTTTGCGTAAGTCCTGTCCTCCTTTCCCGTTTGTTTCATCATCTTTCGCTCCAAGGAAAATATGCTACGACCAATTTGTTTGTTGATGCTGTGCGCCTGCGCCTGCACGTTACTGACCGGTGACGGCCATGCGCAAAAGAAAAAACCCGCCAAACCTACGCCTAAGCCTATCGTCCAGCCCGCAGCGAAACCCGCTGAGGCGCCGCCAACCGGAACACTCACCGCTTCGGGCTTACGCTGCGAATACCTGACCGAACCGCTGGCGCTTGAGACGCGCGCGCCGCGCCTGAGTTGGATCGTCGAGAGCAATGTGCGCGGAGCCAGGCAGACGGCCTATCACATCCTGGCCGCAAGCAGCGCCGAGAAACTGGCGGCGGACAAAGGCGATCTTTGGGATACGGGCATGGTCGCGGGGAATCAGACGATTCAGCTTGAATACAAAGGCTTGCCGCTCACCGCGCGCCAGCAGGTGTTTTGGAAGGTGCGCGTGTGGGATCAGGACGGCAAGGCTGCGGCGTGGAGCCAACCGGCGCGTTGGGCGATGGGCTTGCTGGCGCAAGCGGATTGGACGGCGCAATGGATCGGCGCAGCGGACGCTTCGGTCGAAGACGTGACGGCGGTGCTGTTGCGGCGCGAATTCACATTGCCGGAAACGCCAGTTGTGGTTGCCACTGCCGCACCGGTTGCTAATAGAAGAACGGTACGGGGCCGCCGTCCAGTGGTGGTAGCGGTAAGTAAGCCGGATGACCTCAAAGTGAAACGCGCGATTCTGTATGCCACTGCGCTCGGCGTTTATGAATTGCGGCTGAACGGTCAGCGCGTCGACGACCACATTCTCGCGCCGGAATTCACCGACTATCACACGCGCACGCAGTATCAGGCTTATGACGTAACGGCGCTGCTCAAACCCGGCGCGAATGCCATCGGCGCGCTGCTCGGCGATGGCTGGTATGCGGGCAAGATTGGCTTGGCGGAAATCCTGGTCAAACAGGCGCGCGGCACTTACGGCATTCATCCGCGCTTGCTGGCGCAGTTAGAAATTGAATTGACGAACGGCCAGACCGAACGCATCGTCAGCGACGCCAATTGGCGTGTGACGCGCGAAGGGCCGATTCGCGCGGCGGATTTGCTGGACGGCGAGCTTTACGATGCGCGGCGCGAAATGCCGGGCTGGGACAAAGCCGGGTTTGATGACAAGGCTTGGTCAAAGGCGGATGCGTTGTTTAGCGTCACGACCAAACTCAACGCGCAACCCAACGAACCGATCCGCATCACGCGCGAGTTGAAGCCAATTGCCGTCAACGAGCCAAAGCCGGGCGTCTATGTTTTTGATCTGGGCCAGAACATGGTCGGCTGGTGCCGTTTACAAACGCAGGGCGCGGCGGGCACGACGATCAAACTGGTGCACGCCGAGATGCTCAATCACGACGGCACGGTTTACACCGAAAACCTGCGCGCGGCGCTGCAAACCGATCAGTTCATTTTGCGTGGCAGTGGCGTCGAAACCTTTGAGCCGCATTTCACCTATCACGGCTTTCGCTATGTGCAAGTCACGGGCTTGAACAGCAAACCGCAACTGGGCGATTTGATTGGGCGACAATTCAATTCGGATATGCCGGAGACAAGCAGCTTTGAGACTTCGTCGCCGCTGCTGAACAAGCTGTGGCAGAACATTCTGTGGACGCAGCGGGACAACATGCACGGCATCCCGACCGATTGCCCGCAACGCGACGAGCGCATGGGTTGGATGGGCGATATTCAAATCTTCGTGGGCACGGGCATTTTCAATATGGATATGGGCGCGTTCTATACGAAGTGGCTGCGCGATGTGCGCGACGCGCAAACGCCGGATGGCCGCTTCCCTGACTTCGCGCCGCAGCCTTTTCAGAAAACTTTGGCGGCAATGAAGGGCGGCGATTTCATGGGCGTGGCGGGTTGGGCCGACGCCGGCGTCGTCGTGCCGTGGCGGCTGTGGCAGCTTTACGGCGACAAGCGGCAGTTGGCTGAGAATTACGAATCAGCGAAACGCTGGGTCGAGTTCGTGCGCCAGAACAATCCCGATCTGCTCTGGAAAGCCAAACGCGGAAACGATTACGGCGACTGGTTAAACTCGGACACGATGAAGCCGCCTCCACAATTGGGCATTCCACAAAAAGGCGGTGAGGTACCCAAGCATGTTTTCGCGACGATGATGTTTGCTTACGCGACCGATCTGGTGGCGAAGATGGCGGATGTGTTGCAGAAGCCGGATGAAGCGGTTAAATACGGCGCGCTGTTCAATGACATTCGCGCAGCCTTCAACAAAGCCTACGTCAAAAGTGACGGCAGGATCGAAGGCGAGACGCAGGCTGGCTACGCGCTGGCGTTGCATTTCGATTTATTGCCTGAGGGCAAACGCGCGGCGGCGGTCAAATACATGCTCGACGGCATCGCCAAATACAAAGGCCACATGTCCACGGGCTTTCATTCGACCTATCGGATGATGCTGGAACTGACGAAAGCCGGGCACACTGAGGCGGCGTACCAGTTGATCAACCAGACCTCGTTTCCGAGTTGGGGCTATTCGATTGAGAACGGCGCGACGACAATTTGGGAACGCTGGGACGGCTATGTCAAAGGGCGCGGCTTTCAGGACAAGGGCATGAATTCGTTCAACCATTACGCCATCGGCGCGGTCGGCGAATGGATGCACCGCGTGATCTTGGGCATCAACAATGACGATGCGAAACCGGCGTATGAGCATTTCGTCATTCACCCTTATCCCGGCGGCGGGCTGACGTGGGCGAAAGGTTCTTACAATTCCATACGCGGCAAGATCGAATCGAGTTGGCGCGTGGAAGGCGGCGGCTTCAAATTGGACGTGACAATTCCGGCGAACACTGCGGCGACGGTGTATGTGCCTGCGAAGAATGCCGAGAGCGTGCTGGAAGGCGACGCTCCGGCAAGTCAAACAACGGGTGTGCAATTTGTGCGACTGGAAGGCGGCGCGGCGGTGTTTGAGGTGCAAGCGGGCCGCTACAACTTTGCGGTGCGTTGAGCCCTGGTTCCGCGCTGCTGTGAGGAGAGAACCGACTCTGTTTAACCATTAGAGGCAGTTCCTCAGCTTTCCTCGTTGATATATCAGTTGCGCTACCATCCGGCTCAAGCTTCGACCAAGGAATCGCCCTGTATTTTCAGGCTAGCGCGCTTATTTGCAGATATGCTTTGGCGCTGAGCGAATTTTGTCACGCATTATTTGTTATATCAAAACCTTGACAGGCGTTGGGTATGCTTGCATACTTTGGCCGCTAGTTCAGGCACGTATCCCTCAAATTTAGAAACCAGACTGATAACCAAATGGCGGCCACGAGAGTTCTATCAGCAACAATCTTTGGCGCAGTTTGGCAGGTTTCACCGAGGAAGCGATTGGCGATCTGGATGCGGGTCTAAGCAATGGCTATCGGTCAGCGGCCTAAAACCGCTTGAATCGGTTTGAGCGTAACAGTGCTTGACACTTCTTGCAGTCTAGCCCAGAGTACGCGCGCTTTTGTAACAACAAAACACAGGCAGTCATTCGTAACGCCTGATCATCCCTTTCTGTTTAGCTGGGAACTCTCTTACATCGAACATTTCAGGTGAGGTAATCAAGCTCGCCGGTTGGCATGGCACTTCGTGTGTCTGTCCAAGCCCTGTGAACTGTGTAGTTGTCGGCAGTAGGTCAAACCGACTCTTACGAGGGCGTGCGCACTGTTTCGGCTGCGGCAATGCCCTGGCAGAGACAGCAAATTCTGGTTCGACCAACTGTCATGTCTAAATTCTCTTGGAGGTTAAACAATGCGTTTACGAATGCTCTCAATGTTGTGCCTGCTACTCCTGCTAAGCGCAGGGGCAGGGTTTGCGCAAACGACCAGCGGCTCGCTTGCGGGGAACGTGGCTGACCCTAACGGGGCAGCTTTAGCCAATGCGACGGTCACGGTGACAGATGAACTCCGCGCCTTCTCGCAAACGGCGACGACCGATGCGGAAGGGCGTTTCGTCTTCCCCACGCTCGCGCCAGCAACTTATAAGTTGACGATTGAAGCCAAGGGCTTCAAGAAAACCGAACGCACCGGCATTTTGCTGGTGGCGAATGACAAACTCACGCTCGGCGAGTTGAAAGTCGAAGTCGGCCAGGCCAACGAGACCGTCACGGTCACCGCCGAGGCGACGCTCGTCCAGTCAGAGAGCGCCGAACGCTCACTCGCCATTCAGGGCGAGGCCTTGCGCAGCATTGCGGTCAACGGGCGTGGCTTCACGCCGCTGGCTTCGCTGGTTCCCGGCATCATCTTCAACACCAACAACGGTTCGAGCGATGCCATCACCAACATCTTTGCCAACGGGTTGCGCGCCAACAACAACAACCTGACACTGGACGGCGTTTCGATTGTGGACACCGGCAATAACGGCACCTTGCTGAGCCTGAACCTCGACTCCGTTTCAGAATTCAAAGTGCTGACCTCGAACTATCAGGCCGAATACGGACGTTCGGCGGGCGCGCAGATCAGCGCCGTGACGCGCGGCGGGACGCGCGACTTCCACGGTTCGTTTTATACCTTCCGCCGCCACGACGGGATGAATGCCAATACCTGGATCAACAACCGCGACAAGTCGTTTGCAGCGGACGGCACGACCATCCTCAACAAACCGCGCCTCGATCAGCGCGACATCGGCTACACCATCGGCGGGCCGGTCTACATCCCGAAAGTCTTCAACAAAGACAAGCAGAAACTCTTCTTCTTCTTCAGCGAAGAGCATCAGAAACGGCTTGTCCCGCCTGCCGCGCCCAACCGTGTGACGGTGCCGACGGCGTTGGAACGTACCGGAGATTTCTCTCAAAGCCGCGACAACTCGGGCAATCCGTACCCGTACATTCGTGACTACACGCTCGCCAATGCCACCAATCTCTGTCAGGCGACGCCGGCCGCTCCCGTGGCAGGCATCAACTACCAAGGCGCCTGTTTCCGGGACGGCGGCGTGCTGGGCAAGATTCCAGCGAATCGCCTGTACGGTTTGGGTATCAACATCCTGAAGATTTATCCGTTGCCCAATGTCGCCCAGGGGACGGGTTTCAATTACCAGACCGAGCTACCGGCCAGCCAGCCGCAGCGGCAGGACCTGGTGCGTATTGATTACAACCTGACCAGTGCCTGGCGCGTTTACGGGCGCTACGTCAAAGTGGCGAACACGCAAACGCTGCCCTACGGTTCGTTCGTGCTGAGCACCAACCTGCCCGACTACAATGTCATTTTCCCGAACCCGCGCAACACCTACGCCGTGACCGTGAACGGGTCGCTCAACGCGACGACGCTGCTGGAAGCGACCATCGGCGGCAGCCACAACTCGATTGACATCAATCCGGCCAATACGAAGTTCAATCGGGCCGGCCTGGGACTGACCGGCCTGCCGGTGATCTATCCCAATGCGGTGCAGATTGATTCGCCGCCCCAGTTCATCTTCAATGGCGGGCGTATCGCCAATGGCCCAAACATCGGCTCGAACAATGCGCCGTTCTATAACTTCAACACGACCCGCGACTGGTCGGTCAGTCTCTCCAAGATTTTGGGACAGCACACCATCAAGACGGGAGCCTTCTGGCAAAACAGCTTCAAACCGCAAAGCAGTTTTGCCAACAACAACGGACAGTACAATTTCGTTGACAACGCCTCGAATCCGCTCGATGCACAATTCGGCTTTGCCAATGCGGCGCTCGGCATCTACAACCAATTCACCCAGGCGTCGGCCTATATCATTGGCAAGTATCGCTACAACAACATCGAATGGTTCGCGCAGGACAACTGGAAGGTCAATAGCCGCTTGACGCTGGATTACGGCATGCGTTTCTATTGGATTCAGCCGCAATTCGACGAAGATTTGCAGACGGCGAACTTCCTGCCCAGCCGCTTCAATCCGGCGGATGCGCCGCTGCTTTATCGTCCGGTTTGTGTGGGTGTTGCTGTTGGTAGTGCGAATCCGACTCCTTGCAGCGGTGCCAACCGACGTGCGGCTGACCCGCGCGTGGCTGTCAACGGCTTTGTGCCAACGGGTGGCGCTACTGGAAATACGATTGATGGCGCTTACATTGGCCGTCTCGTGCCCAACACCGGCAAATTAACCAACGGTGTCGTGCAGGCCGGCGCCGGGATCGAAAAGGGCGTCTTCAAGAATCGCGGCGTGCACTTCGCGCCGCGCTTCGGCTTTGCCTACGACGTATTGGAGAACCACAAGATGGTGGTGCGCGGCGGCGGCGGCATGTTCTATGACCGTCCGCAAGGTAATGTGGTCTTTGACCTGGTGGGCAACCCGCCGACGACGCTCTCACCGACCTTCTTCTTCGGACAGATCCAGTCCGTCAATACCGGTCAGGTGCTGCTGGCGCCGCCGGCCTTGACAGCCTACGACCACGAGGGACTGTCGCCGACGACTTATGCCTTCAACATCGGCGTGCAGTACAAACTGCCGCTTGATTCCGTGCTGGATGTTTCCTACGTCGGCACCACCGCCTCGCACCTGCTGCAACGGCGCAACATCAACGCGCCGAATTACGGTGCGGCGTACTTGGCGGCGAATCAAGACCCGACGCTGGCCGCCAACGCGACCGGCGCGAATGCGTTGCCGGTTGATTTCCTGCGTCCATATCAGGGCTTCGGCAATATCTCGTATATCGAATCGGCCTCCAGTTCGAATTACCACTCGCTGCAATCCTCGATCAATCGCCGCTTCTCGAAGGGGCTGCTCTTGGGCGTCACCTACACCTGGAGCAAGGCGCTGGGCACGCAGGCCGCTGACCTGCCGGGCATCAACGGCTTTGGCGCGCCGCGCATTGACAACAATCAACGCCGCGCCAATTACGCGCCGCAGGATTTCGACCGGCGGCACAACTTCAACGTCAACTGGGTGTATGAACTGCCCAAGGCAACGAGCAATAGAGCGCTCGGTTACCTGGCGAACGACTGGCAGGTCTCCGGTATCTATCGCTACCAGACAGGCGCACCCTTCAACATCGGGTTCAGCATTCCCGGTCTGTCGGGCTACGGTGTGACCGGCACGCAGCAAATCGAAGGTGGCCGCATCGCCATTGTCGGCAACCCAGGCAGTGGCTCCAGCAGCGATCCGTATCACCAGTTCAATGTAGCGGCGTTCACTACGCCGGGGTTGAACAGCACGGGCCTCGAATCGGGCCGCAACTTCCTGTATCGGTCTCCGATCAATGCCTGGGATATGTCACTGTCGAAGGAGTTCAAGATCAAGGAGCAGGTTAAGTTCGAGATTCGTCTGGATGCCTTCAACGCGTTGAACCACACGCAATTCGATGGCTACAACACGACGCTCAACGTGACCAGCTTGACCAACTCGACACCGACCAACCTGGCTGACAGCAAGGTCATCGTGAACGCCAACGGCTCGATCAACCGCGCGCCGTTAACTGGCTTCGGCGCCGTCACTTCGGTGCGGCCGCCGCGCAACATGCAACTTTCGGCACGCTTCCAGTTCTAACGCCTGCCGATAAAACACCAGGGCCGGATTCTTTGTCGCCAAAGAGTCCGGCCTTTTTTCAAAGCTGCTGGGAGATTCCGATATGCTGAGCCGCCAGAATTCACGAATCGCAGGAGCACTCCTGTTCGTCTGCACCACTTTCACCCTGGCGTTTGCACAACAACCGCCCCGCCAACTCACGCCCAACGACACGCTCAAATCGCCCGAAGTGTTGGCCGATGGCCGCGTCGTCTTTCGCCTTTACGCGCCCAAGGCCAGCGAAGTGACGGTCGGCGGCGATTGGATTTCGCAAGGACTGAGCACGGGCGGCAAACTGGCCCGTGATGAACAAGGCGTCTGGGCCATCACCGTCGGGCCGCTGCCCGCCGATTTTTACAGCTATGCGTTCACGGTGGATGGCGTGCGCACGCTCGACCCCAAGAACGCCATGATCAAGCAAGGCGTCACCAGTCTGGACAACATGTTTCTCGTGCCCGGCGCGGGCGCGGCGTTTGAAGACACCCAGGCCGTGCCGCACGGCGAGCTTCGCAAGGTCTGGTACAACTCCACGACACTGAATGAACAGCGCCGTCTGCACATCTACTTCCCGCCCGGCTATGACAGCAGCAAAGGCAAGTATCCGGTCTTTTACCTGCTGCACGGCGGCGGCGATGAAGACTCTGGCTGGAGCACCATCGGGCGCGCGGGCTTCATCCTCGACAATCTGATCGCGGCCAAGAAAGCCAAGCCGATGATCGTCGTCATGCCCAACGGCAGCCTGCCACGGCCAACCAATTTGCCGGCTGTCGTGCCCGGCGCGCCGCCCGACCCAGCGGCGAACACAGCCTTTCAAGATCGCTTCGCCAGCGAATTGCTCAAAGACGTCGTGCCCTTTGTCGAAAAGAACTATCGCGTCTTGCCGGGCGGCGCCAATCGCGCGCTTGCCGGGCTTTCGATGGGCGGCGGCCAGACGCTGCGCACTGTGGCGACCAACCCCGATCAATTTGCTTACGTCGCGGTGTGGAGCATGGGCGTCAATCCGCAAGTCACGGCGGATTTCGAGCAACGCAATGCCGCGTTTCTGGCCAATGCCGCAAAGGTCAACCAGCAAATCAAACTCTTTGCCATTGCCTGTGGCGAGAAAGACCCGCTGGCGTTTGCCGGTTCAAAGAACCTGGACGAACTGCTGAAAAAACGCGGCATCAAACACGAAATGCAAATTTCGGGCGGCGCGCATACCTGGATCAACTGGCGGCAGTATCTGAACGAGTACGCGCAAAAGCTGTTTCGCTAGCCCTCTTCTGGGAGCGCGGGTAGCCTTGATCCCGCTGGCGAATTCAAAGCGGCTAGTTCCGCAGGGGTAAGCCTGTCAGGGCAGGTGTTGAGAGTTCCGCCTTTAGGCGGTCTGGCGCTTTAGCGCCGCATTGACGCGCCTGCGGCGCACTGACCGCCTAAAGGCGGAACTCTCAACACCTGCTTGCCGGAACAGCGGTTCAATTCGCCAGCGGTATCATCCCTGCCTGCTGTAAGAGAAAAAGCACATCAATCAACCACAAGGAATTTAAGCACGGATGCGTTTCATCATCACCATCGCTTTGCTGATCGGCGGTTGCGCGTTGGCCCGCGTGCAATTCGCGCAGGAACATACGCAACAAAACGAAAAGAATCCGCTCGCGGGCAATGCCGCCGCCATTACGGCGGGCCAGCGCGTGTTTGAACAAGCCTGCCAAACCTGTCACGGCGGCGAAGCGCGTGGCAGCGAACGCGGCCCCGCCTTGGCGACCGGCGTGTTCAAGCACGGCGGCAAGGACGGCGAAATCTTTCTGAACATTCGCAACGGCATCGCCAGCACGCAAATGCCGCCGTTCAAACGCCTGTCCACCGAACAGGTCTGGCAAGTCGTCAGCTATTTGCGCAGCCTGAGCGGTGTGCCAGCGGCGCTGACAACGCCGCGCGCGGCGGGCAATCTGGCGTTGGGCGAACAGCTCTTTTTTGGTAAAGCCAATTGCGCCGCCTGCCACGAAGTCAACGGGCGCGGCGCAACCATCGGCCCTGATCTTTCAAATGCCGGGCGTATGAGTGCCGCGCAGTTGCGGCAAAAGATCGTGGATCCGAACACCAGCACGACCGCGCCCGCGCGTGGCCGCCGCCGTCAACCGCCACGCGGCGTCGCGGTCATCAAAACCAAAGCCGGTCAGCAACTGCGCGGGTTGGTGCGCAACGAAGACACTTACACGTTGTTGCTCACCGACACGAACGGCCAATTGCAGCGGCTGGATAAAGCGCAGATCGCCGAGGTGAATTACGAACCGCAATCGCTGATGCCGGCGGATTACGGTCAACGCCTATCTGCTGACGAACTGCAAAACTTGGTGGCCTTCCTGCAAGATTGCAACGGACGCGATTTCAGCAAGACGATTGCTGCGGATATGCCGGGCGGGCTGAGTTACGAACGCATCCGCAATGCCCCAGCGGAACCGCACAATTGGCTGTCTTATTGGGGTGATTATCAGGGCCGCCATTATTCGGCGCTCAAGCAAATCAACACCGCCAACGTCGCGCAGTTGCAAGCGCGCTGGGCCGTACAAATGCCGGGCGATACCACGCTCGAAGCAACCCCACTGGTCATTGACGGCGTGATGTATACGAGCGGCATGCCGGGCCAGGTTTTCGCGCTCGACGCCAAGAGCGGCCTGCAAATTTGGAAGTACGAGCGCAAGCAAAAGGTCGTCAATCCTTATGAAAGCAACCGCTTCAATCGCGGCGTCGCGGTGCTGGGCCAGCGCGTCTTTGTCGGAACGCTCGATGCCGCGCTGATTGCGCTCGATGCGCGCACGGGTTTGCCGCTCTGGGAAGTCCAAGTCGCCGCCACGATGGAGGGTTACAGCATCACTTCGCCGCCGCTCGCGCTCAAAGACAAAATCATCGTGGGCGTGGCCGGTGGCGAATACGGCGTGCGCGGCTTTCTGGATGCTTACGATCCGAAAACCGGCAAGCGGTTGTGGCGTTTCAACGCGATCCCTGGGCCGGGTGAATTCGGCAACGAGACGTGGAAGGGCGAGAGTTGGAAATACGGCGGCGGCGCGACCTGGCTGACCGGCAGCTACGATCCAGAGTTGGACACGCTCTATTGGACGATTGGCAATCCCGGCCCGGATATGAACGCTGAGATTCGCAAAGGCGACAATCTGTTCACGTGCTCGGTCGTCGCGCTCGACCCGAACACGGGCCAGCGCAAATGGCATTATCAATTCACGCCGAACGACGATCACGATTGGGATGCGAATCAGGATGTAATTCTGGTTGACCGTGTCTGGCAAGGCCAACCGCGCAAGCTGCTGATTCAAGCCAATCGCAACGGTTTCCTGTACGTGCTGGATCGCACGAACGGCAAGCTGTTGCAGGGCACTCC
Encoded proteins:
- a CDS encoding PQQ-dependent dehydrogenase, methanol/ethanol family, whose translation is MRFIITIALLIGGCALARVQFAQEHTQQNEKNPLAGNAAAITAGQRVFEQACQTCHGGEARGSERGPALATGVFKHGGKDGEIFLNIRNGIASTQMPPFKRLSTEQVWQVVSYLRSLSGVPAALTTPRAAGNLALGEQLFFGKANCAACHEVNGRGATIGPDLSNAGRMSAAQLRQKIVDPNTSTTAPARGRRRQPPRGVAVIKTKAGQQLRGLVRNEDTYTLLLTDTNGQLQRLDKAQIAEVNYEPQSLMPADYGQRLSADELQNLVAFLQDCNGRDFSKTIAADMPGGLSYERIRNAPAEPHNWLSYWGDYQGRHYSALKQINTANVAQLQARWAVQMPGDTTLEATPLVIDGVMYTSGMPGQVFALDAKSGLQIWKYERKQKVVNPYESNRFNRGVAVLGQRVFVGTLDAALIALDARTGLPLWEVQVAATMEGYSITSPPLALKDKIIVGVAGGEYGVRGFLDAYDPKTGKRLWRFNAIPGPGEFGNETWKGESWKYGGGATWLTGSYDPELDTLYWTIGNPGPDMNAEIRKGDNLFTCSVVALDPNTGQRKWHYQFTPNDDHDWDANQDVILVDRVWQGQPRKLLIQANRNGFLYVLDRTNGKLLQGTPYVRQTWNAGFEANGRPKFLPNSGATPEGNVVFPSLVGGTNWQAPSYDLNSHWLYLVFNESGERYVRDNAPYEPGKGYWGGRSLPASENNYAGIRALDTTTGAQQWEYKVSQGSLAAGVLATAGEVLFAASREGNLIALAAKTGKPLWRFQTGGTIASAPISYAVDGKQFIALAAGGVLYSFALPE